The nucleotide sequence ACGCACGGCGAATGCGCGCGCGTGACCGAGTTCGATAGCTACCTGCCCGCCCTGTATTGAGGACAAGACCGCTCGCCCTCGCCCGCCCACTCGTTCAGAATCAAAGACGCCAAATTCCTCACGTTACGATCTGTTCAACAATACCCCCCGCGACTAGCCCACTACGCTCTTTCGCTCCCGTGTGAACTTCGGCCCGGCGGCTTCGGGCCGAAGTTCACACGCTTTTCATGGCCACTGATCGCCGTAGATAGTAACACACTTCTTAAATTCGTAACACCGATGTCACAGATGCCGCTGGTGCATTTTGGTCACACCGCCGGTCACCACCACACTCATTCTCCCGGAGACCTCTCGTGCGTTACCTCGCTGCGCTTCTGACCCTCGGGTGCCTGGCTGCTGCCGGGCACGCTCACTTCGTGTTCGTGTACGTGGACGGCGCGGAAGCCCGGATCGTGTTCGGCCACACCGCCGCACCGGACCTGACGAGTTTCCCGACCCGCGCCGAGAAGACAATCCTCACCGTTCGCGACGCGGACGGCAAAGACATCAAGGTCGCGATCGAGAAGGGCGACGGGAACTTCTTCCGGGCCAAACTGCCGGCGGGGAAGAACGCGGTCGTTTTCGGGATCACCGAAGCCGGGGTGACGCAGCGCGGCGACAACCCTCCGCTGCTCTCCTTCTACTACCCGAAGGTGATCGTCGGCGACCCGTTTATCAAGGGTGCGGAAGTTGGAGGCGCGCTGGAACTCGTGCCGGTCCGGGACGGGGACAAGGTCCGGTTCAAGGTTCTGGCTGGAGGAAAGCCGATGGCCGGCGCCGAGGTCACGGTCGGGTTGCCCGGAAAGGGTGAAGACAAGGACGAGACGGTGAAAACGGACAAGGACGGTCTAACGTCCGCATTCGCTGATAAGGGCCGGTACTGCGTCGCGGCTCGACGGTCAGAGGACAAGAGCGGCGAACTCGGAGGAAAGAAATACACCGCGATTCGGCACACCGCGACCCTGGTGTTCGACTTCGCCGCGCCCAAGTAGCCACTGTGGGGACACGATGTGGGATATCGCCGACCGGTTGGACTCGCGCGCCCGTTCAACCCGGTCCTGGCGCTGATCGCAGCGCTGTTAATGCTCGCCGCGGCTCTCGTAAGCCGGTAGATACCACTACGGGCGAACGGCCGGTGTCAGCCGGCCGGTGCGAGTCGCGATGACGCCAAAGATGGTTCCGCACCGTGGACCAATTCTGGATGGAGTTCTCACCGGCCGGCTGACACCGACCGTTCGCCCAAAAGTCCCCCGCGCGGGAATCACTCTGCCGGTTTGCCGACCCCGAGCGCGTCCGCGACGCGGTTGATGTAATTGAAGTACGCGGCGATCAGCGTGATCTGCAAAATGCCGGTGTCGTCGAAACCGACCGCGCGCAGTTTCTCCACGTCCGCACTCGTGTGCTTGTAAGGTGCGTGCGTCAGCTTGACCACGAAATCGAGCATCGCTCGGTCCGCGGGGGATAGTGGCGCCTTCGTGTAGTCCCGCCGTAACTCGGCGGCGAGTCCATCGGTCGCGGCGGTCGGGTGCTCGGGATCGGCACTACTCGCCCGGCGGAAGAACTCGATGTGGCTCTCCGTTCAGTAGAAGCACTGATTCTGCGCGGAGACCACGGACGCGATCA is from Gemmata palustris and encodes:
- a CDS encoding DUF4198 domain-containing protein; protein product: MRYLAALLTLGCLAAAGHAHFVFVYVDGAEARIVFGHTAAPDLTSFPTRAEKTILTVRDADGKDIKVAIEKGDGNFFRAKLPAGKNAVVFGITEAGVTQRGDNPPLLSFYYPKVIVGDPFIKGAEVGGALELVPVRDGDKVRFKVLAGGKPMAGAEVTVGLPGKGEDKDETVKTDKDGLTSAFADKGRYCVAARRSEDKSGELGGKKYTAIRHTATLVFDFAAPK